A genomic region of Pseudomonas sp. MPC6 contains the following coding sequences:
- a CDS encoding DUF2138 domain-containing protein — protein sequence MSDNTVTPAATAPAAKPTRRWPVLLGGLCLVAGAAGGLGWFMHQSKAPPAQLASDKLGMSRPDGLLETHSLSQLPKDLLAVPFLKETLTEDFVFYYQTHADRLGLIGSLRRIIYEHDLKLQDSLIEQLFDQPADVALWRGADGRLKDFLLVMDRGGLAKVLEPLAKVALDDTQLSRLGEVKVGADDVALYQFNYNASKAMVFASHGDKLVVLSNPSRLYDPGSGTPEAPGSVSTQAIAALLNGDQLFPEAFGLQPRAPEVKQRLSVNASVLAMGYQRFIPNFAGLRFDMDDKGWHSFLAMDELENQPDFDFKPIWQAMPMGASACVALPLAAEQQQPLLVKLGADDAVAQALTEHMAGAAGLCWYADSRLYTPLLVASLNDDDSAKLDGDLGNLFGSMVGAYEGKVDAHIFPVVEKQVGDSHQWQRQVSSNFGPYKARDAEQPDAITGKAFMRVSLARHGSTLLFSLDDKLVDKALGTLDKRFPPMADVLPKDLLMPVYFGPDSMAQLMQRETLDSLPQDMEPVFYNAAQTYLIPKLRKLGGYGKYALTLPEGSEPDGHWQWLPLEWKAL from the coding sequence ATGAGCGATAACACTGTGACGCCGGCCGCCACCGCACCCGCCGCCAAACCTACCCGGCGCTGGCCGGTGCTGTTGGGCGGACTGTGCCTGGTGGCTGGCGCGGCTGGTGGATTGGGCTGGTTCATGCACCAGTCCAAGGCGCCACCGGCGCAATTGGCCAGCGACAAATTAGGCATGAGCCGGCCGGACGGTCTGCTCGAAACCCATTCCTTGAGCCAATTGCCCAAGGACTTGCTGGCGGTGCCGTTTCTCAAGGAAACCCTCACCGAAGATTTCGTCTTCTATTACCAAACCCATGCCGATCGTCTCGGGCTGATCGGCAGTCTGCGGCGGATCATTTACGAGCATGACCTGAAACTGCAGGACAGCCTGATCGAACAGCTGTTCGATCAACCGGCGGACGTGGCGCTGTGGCGCGGGGCGGATGGCCGGCTCAAGGATTTCCTGTTGGTGATGGATCGCGGTGGCCTGGCCAAGGTATTGGAACCGCTGGCCAAAGTGGCGCTGGATGATACGCAGCTGAGCAGGCTTGGCGAGGTGAAAGTCGGCGCCGACGACGTGGCGCTTTATCAGTTCAACTACAACGCCAGCAAAGCCATGGTGTTCGCCTCCCATGGCGACAAGCTGGTGGTGCTGTCGAATCCGTCCAGGCTCTACGATCCAGGCAGCGGCACACCTGAAGCACCGGGCAGCGTCTCGACCCAGGCCATCGCCGCATTGCTCAACGGTGACCAATTGTTCCCCGAAGCCTTCGGCCTGCAACCTCGCGCGCCTGAGGTGAAACAACGTTTGTCAGTCAATGCCAGCGTCCTGGCCATGGGTTATCAGCGTTTTATCCCCAACTTCGCCGGCCTGCGTTTCGACATGGACGACAAGGGCTGGCACAGCTTTCTCGCCATGGATGAGCTGGAAAACCAGCCGGACTTCGATTTCAAGCCGATCTGGCAAGCCATGCCCATGGGGGCCAGCGCTTGTGTGGCCTTGCCCTTGGCCGCCGAGCAACAGCAACCATTGCTGGTAAAACTCGGCGCTGACGATGCGGTTGCACAGGCCCTGACCGAACACATGGCAGGTGCCGCCGGCTTGTGCTGGTATGCCGATTCGCGGCTGTATACGCCATTGTTGGTGGCCAGCCTGAACGACGATGACAGCGCAAAGCTCGACGGCGATCTGGGCAATTTGTTCGGCTCCATGGTCGGTGCTTACGAAGGCAAGGTCGACGCGCATATATTCCCGGTGGTCGAGAAGCAGGTAGGTGACAGCCATCAGTGGCAGCGCCAGGTCAGCTCCAACTTCGGCCCCTATAAAGCCCGGGATGCCGAGCAACCGGACGCGATTACTGGCAAGGCATTCATGCGCGTGAGCCTGGCGCGCCACGGTTCGACGCTACTGTTCTCCCTCGACGACAAGCTGGTGGATAAAGCCCTCGGCACCCTCGACAAACGCTTCCCGCCCATGGCCGACGTCTTACCCAAAGACCTGCTGATGCCGGTCTACTTCGGCCCGGATTCCATGGCGCAACTGATGCAGCGGGAAACCCTCGACAGCCTGCCGCAGGACATGGAGCCGGTGTTCTACAACGCCGCGCAAACTTACCTGATCCCGAAACTGCGCAAGCTCGGCGGCTACGGCAAGTATGCCCTGACCTTGCCCGAAGGCAGCGAGCCCGACGGCCACTGGCAATGGTTGCCGCTGGAGTGGAAAGCCCTGTGA
- a CDS encoding DUF2135 domain-containing protein, with protein sequence MRSLLLLLMGLVCATAARAEPTAELSEPVGGWRYHGLLDRSEQPQVAYPTPPIDRGVQRNRTMIEGQLKAIGTQRGPHTLAVNGNPLNLYTDDQGRFARPYAFGAGSNSVEVRSAEGQSLKRVQFYEANNLRTPARIRLVLGWDDPKAELDLHIITPDGQHAFWARPAMNNGGGLDPDGVDGPGPEMFTMTAPMHGTYLVYVNYWGNFGSGGYNFDERGNQNEVITSQINLVLNENTVDEKRETFIVPLRAIGDLLLVKTFNY encoded by the coding sequence ATGCGTTCATTGCTGCTGTTGCTGATGGGGCTGGTCTGCGCCACCGCTGCCAGGGCCGAACCCACGGCCGAACTGTCGGAACCGGTAGGCGGCTGGCGCTACCATGGCCTGCTGGACCGCAGTGAACAGCCTCAGGTTGCCTATCCCACGCCGCCCATCGACCGCGGCGTGCAGCGCAATCGCACGATGATCGAAGGCCAGCTCAAGGCCATAGGCACCCAACGCGGGCCCCATACCCTGGCGGTCAACGGCAATCCCCTCAACCTGTACACCGACGACCAGGGACGTTTCGCCCGGCCGTATGCCTTTGGCGCCGGTTCCAACAGCGTCGAAGTGCGCAGTGCCGAAGGCCAATCGCTCAAGCGCGTTCAATTCTATGAAGCCAACAACCTGCGCACGCCGGCGCGGATTCGCCTGGTGCTGGGTTGGGACGATCCGAAGGCCGAGCTCGACCTGCATATCATTACCCCCGACGGCCAGCATGCATTCTGGGCGCGCCCGGCGATGAACAACGGCGGTGGCCTGGACCCGGATGGTGTCGACGGCCCCGGCCCGGAAATGTTCACCATGACCGCGCCGATGCATGGCACCTATCTGGTTTATGTGAACTATTGGGGCAACTTCGGCAGTGGCGGCTATAACTTCGATGAGCGCGGCAACCAGAACGAGGTGATCACCTCGCAAATCAACCTGGTACTGAACGAAAACACTGTCGACGAGAAACGTGAGACCTTCATCGTGCCCCTGCGCGCGATCGGTGATCTGCTGCTGGTCAAGACTTTCAACTATTGA
- a CDS encoding exodeoxyribonuclease VII small subunit yields MARKKAALDFEQSLAELQTLVERLENGELSLEDSLTAFEQGIGLTRDCQAALAQAEQKVQVLLERDGELAEEPFDADLPE; encoded by the coding sequence ATGGCCCGCAAAAAAGCTGCACTGGATTTCGAACAATCGCTCGCTGAACTGCAAACGCTGGTCGAGCGTCTGGAGAATGGCGAATTGTCGCTGGAAGACTCGCTGACGGCTTTCGAGCAAGGCATCGGCCTGACCCGCGATTGCCAGGCGGCGCTGGCCCAGGCCGAACAAAAGGTTCAAGTGCTGCTCGAGCGTGATGGCGAGTTGGCCGAGGAACCCTTCGACGCGGATTTGCCAGAATGA
- the ispA gene encoding (2E,6E)-farnesyl diphosphate synthase — MIAAYSATSQDRVNAALESLFIAPGPELARLYEAMRYSVMNGGKRVRPLLAYAACEALGGKAEHANGAACAVELIHAYSLVHDDLPAMDDDDLRRGQPTTHKKFDEACAILAGDGLQSLAFSALLDPRLSAVDAEIRLQMVSALALAAGPAGMVGGQAIDLGSVGLKLDQKALEYMHRHKTGALIEASVQLGALASGRAEKDQLKSLQAYAQAIGLAFQVQDDILDVESDTATLGKRQGADIARDKPTYPALLGLDAAKAYALELRDQALHALRPFDAAAEPLRDLARYIVGRRS; from the coding sequence ATGATTGCAGCGTATTCGGCCACCAGCCAGGACCGTGTCAATGCGGCACTGGAAAGCCTGTTCATCGCGCCAGGCCCCGAGCTTGCACGTCTTTACGAAGCCATGCGTTACAGCGTGATGAATGGCGGTAAACGGGTGCGTCCGTTGCTGGCCTACGCCGCCTGCGAAGCGCTGGGCGGCAAGGCTGAGCACGCCAACGGCGCAGCGTGTGCCGTGGAGCTGATCCACGCCTACTCCCTGGTGCACGACGATTTGCCGGCCATGGATGACGACGACCTGCGTCGTGGCCAGCCGACCACGCACAAGAAATTCGACGAAGCCTGCGCGATCCTGGCGGGCGACGGTTTGCAGAGCCTGGCCTTCAGCGCCCTGCTCGACCCGCGCCTGAGCGCTGTGGATGCCGAGATCCGCCTGCAAATGGTCAGCGCCCTGGCGTTGGCGGCAGGCCCGGCCGGCATGGTCGGCGGCCAAGCCATCGACCTCGGTTCGGTCGGTTTGAAGCTCGATCAGAAAGCCCTTGAGTACATGCATCGGCACAAGACCGGTGCGCTGATCGAGGCCAGCGTCCAACTCGGCGCCCTGGCCAGCGGCCGTGCCGAGAAAGACCAATTGAAGTCGCTGCAGGCTTATGCCCAAGCCATCGGCCTGGCGTTTCAGGTGCAGGACGACATTCTCGACGTCGAAAGCGATACCGCAACCCTCGGCAAACGCCAGGGTGCCGACATCGCGCGGGACAAGCCGACCTATCCGGCCCTGCTCGGCCTCGACGCAGCCAAGGCCTACGCCCTGGAACTGCGCGATCAGGCCTTGCATGCACTGCGACCGTTTGACGCGGCCGCCGAACCGTTGCGCGACCTGGCCCGCTATATCGTCGGCCGGCGCAGCTGA
- the dxs gene encoding 1-deoxy-D-xylulose-5-phosphate synthase yields the protein MPTTFHEIPRKRPTTPLLDRANTPDGLRRLGEAELETLADELRLELLYTVGQTGGHFGAGLGVIELTIALHYVFDTPDDRLVWDVGHQAYPHKILTGRRERMGTLRQKDGVAAFPRRSESEYDTFGVGHSSTSISAALGMAIAARLQNSDRKAIAVIGDGALTAGMAFEALNHAPEVNANMLVILNDNDMSISRNVGGLSNYLAKILSSRTYASMREGSKKVLSRLPGAWEIARRTEEYAKGMLVPGTLFEELGWNYIGPIDGHDLPTLIATLRNMRDLKGPQFLHVVTKKGKGFAPAEVDPIGYHAITKLEPVDAPAAAPKKASGPKYSGVFGEWLCDMAAADPRLVGITPAMKEGSDLVAFSERFPQRYFDVAIAEQHAVTFAAGMACEGAKPVVAIYSTFLQRGYDQLVHDVAVQNLDVLFAIDRAGLVGEDGPTHAGSFDLSFLRCIPGMLVMTPSDENELRKMLTTGHLFDGPAAVRYPRGSGPNATIEKDLEPIEIGKGVVRRQGSKVALLVFGVQLAEALKVAQTLDATVVDMRFVKPLDEALVREIAGSHELLVTVEENAIMGGAGGAVSEFLARENILKSMLHLGLPDSYVEHAKPAQMLAECGLDEAGIEASIRQRLQLLNL from the coding sequence ATGCCCACGACGTTTCATGAGATTCCCCGCAAGCGCCCGACCACGCCCCTGCTCGACCGTGCCAACACGCCGGACGGCCTGCGCCGGTTGGGCGAAGCCGAGCTGGAAACCCTGGCCGATGAGTTGCGCCTGGAATTGCTCTACACGGTCGGTCAGACCGGCGGGCATTTCGGTGCCGGCCTGGGCGTCATCGAGCTGACCATCGCGTTGCATTACGTCTTCGACACCCCGGACGACCGGCTGGTGTGGGATGTGGGTCATCAGGCCTATCCGCACAAAATCCTCACGGGCCGTCGCGAGCGCATGGGCACCCTGCGCCAGAAAGACGGCGTCGCCGCTTTCCCGCGGCGCTCCGAGAGCGAGTACGACACCTTTGGCGTCGGCCACTCCAGCACCTCGATCAGCGCAGCGCTGGGCATGGCCATCGCCGCCCGCCTGCAGAACAGTGATCGCAAGGCAATCGCGGTGATCGGCGACGGTGCGTTGACTGCCGGCATGGCGTTCGAGGCGCTGAACCATGCGCCGGAAGTGAACGCCAACATGCTGGTGATCCTCAACGACAACGACATGTCGATCTCGCGCAACGTTGGCGGGCTGTCGAACTACCTGGCGAAGATTCTTTCCAGCCGCACTTACGCGAGCATGCGCGAAGGCAGCAAAAAGGTCCTGTCGCGCCTGCCCGGTGCCTGGGAAATCGCCCGTCGCACCGAAGAATACGCCAAAGGCATGCTGGTGCCCGGCACGTTGTTCGAAGAGCTGGGCTGGAACTACATCGGCCCGATCGACGGCCACGACCTGCCGACCCTGATCGCCACCCTGCGCAACATGCGCGACCTGAAAGGCCCGCAATTCCTGCACGTGGTGACCAAGAAAGGCAAAGGCTTCGCCCCGGCGGAAGTCGACCCGATCGGTTACCACGCCATCACCAAGCTCGAACCGGTGGACGCGCCGGCCGCTGCGCCGAAAAAAGCCAGCGGGCCGAAGTATTCCGGCGTGTTCGGCGAATGGCTGTGCGACATGGCCGCTGCCGACCCGCGGTTGGTGGGCATTACCCCGGCGATGAAAGAAGGCTCGGACCTGGTGGCGTTCAGCGAGCGTTTCCCGCAGCGTTACTTCGACGTGGCGATTGCCGAGCAACACGCCGTGACCTTCGCCGCCGGCATGGCGTGCGAAGGCGCGAAACCGGTGGTGGCGATCTATTCGACGTTCCTGCAACGGGGTTACGACCAGCTGGTGCATGACGTGGCCGTGCAAAACCTCGATGTGCTGTTTGCCATCGACCGCGCAGGCCTGGTGGGCGAAGACGGCCCGACGCACGCGGGCAGCTTCGACCTGTCGTTCCTGCGCTGCATCCCCGGCATGTTGGTGATGACCCCGAGCGATGAAAACGAACTGCGTAAAATGCTCACCACCGGCCACCTGTTCGACGGCCCGGCGGCGGTGCGTTATCCGCGCGGCTCCGGCCCGAACGCGACGATCGAGAAAGACCTCGAGCCGATCGAAATCGGCAAGGGTGTCGTTCGCCGCCAGGGCAGCAAGGTCGCCCTGCTGGTGTTCGGCGTGCAGCTGGCAGAGGCGTTGAAAGTGGCCCAGACGCTGGATGCGACCGTGGTCGACATGCGCTTCGTCAAGCCGTTGGATGAGGCACTGGTGCGCGAGATCGCCGGCAGCCACGAGCTGTTGGTGACCGTCGAAGAGAACGCGATCATGGGCGGTGCCGGCGGCGCGGTCAGCGAGTTCCTCGCCCGGGAAAACATCCTCAAGTCGATGCTGCATCTGGGCTTGCCGGACAGCTACGTCGAGCACGCCAAGCCTGCGCAGATGCTGGCGGAGTGCGGATTGGATGAGGCTGGAATCGAGGCATCGATTCGTCAGCGCCTGCAATTGCTCAATTTGTAA
- a CDS encoding TonB-dependent receptor, with product MNLSRLALTLTLLPSGPLLADTFERDQALKLPDVLISANRQVEARNDSSAANTVFTREDIDRLQPGSVTDLLRRVPGVQIGQTGGRGSLPGVYIRGTKSAQSLVLVDGQRIGNSTSGDSNLQHINIEQVERVEVLRGSRSVIYGSDAIGGVIQIFTRRGGEQGLHPRLHVGFGSNQTWERSLGLSGGDEQTRFNLGASLDETAGINRTHASYPSDGDHDEYRNKSLSLSLSHALTDDIEIGANLLDNRGKSAFDNPFGRFDMTTFESVQEQPYNEFTVSGASSYLDAKINEAWKTRVEVSHSENREKTFDKLSAERSVFNTYRDSVNWQNDLTLSDRNSLILGGDWYEDRINSSTPFDEDSRWNRAAFIQHRYQADSFSTELGLRRDQNQQFGGQNSWSGTFTLPLAPDNDLLLTYSEGFRAPTFNDLYYPDFGNPDLKPETSKSYELQWRSQLTETSRLEASLYRTDLEDAIIFGSNSRPQNVASARINGFEAALKQELFGWQSNLAVAIIDPRDRDSGHTLARRARRTLSLDLDRQFDRLGLGASWQAVSSSYDDENNQQPLGGYALLGLRSSWELNREVKLELRVDNLLDKGYSRALYSHDSSQYGYREEGRAWMFGVTWTPGL from the coding sequence ATGAATCTCTCCCGCCTCGCCCTGACGCTGACCCTTCTGCCGTCCGGCCCACTCCTGGCCGACACCTTCGAACGCGACCAGGCCCTGAAACTGCCCGATGTTCTGATCAGTGCCAACCGCCAGGTCGAAGCCCGCAACGACAGCAGCGCCGCCAATACCGTGTTCACCCGCGAAGACATCGATCGCCTGCAACCGGGCAGCGTCACGGATTTGCTGCGTCGGGTACCGGGGGTGCAGATCGGTCAAACCGGCGGGCGCGGCAGCCTGCCGGGGGTGTACATACGCGGAACCAAGTCGGCGCAGAGCCTGGTGCTGGTGGACGGTCAACGCATCGGCAACTCCACCTCCGGCGACAGCAACCTGCAACACATCAATATCGAGCAGGTCGAGCGCGTGGAAGTGCTGCGTGGCTCGCGTTCGGTGATTTACGGCAGCGATGCGATTGGCGGGGTGATTCAGATATTTACCCGTCGTGGCGGCGAACAAGGCCTGCATCCGCGCCTGCACGTGGGCTTTGGCAGCAACCAGACCTGGGAACGCAGCCTCGGGCTATCCGGAGGTGATGAGCAAACCCGCTTCAACCTTGGCGCGAGCCTCGATGAAACGGCCGGGATCAATCGCACCCACGCGTCTTATCCGAGCGATGGCGATCACGATGAGTACCGCAACAAGTCGCTCAGTTTGAGCCTGAGTCACGCTCTCACCGATGACATCGAAATCGGCGCCAACCTGCTCGATAACCGCGGCAAAAGCGCATTCGACAATCCGTTCGGCCGCTTCGACATGACCACGTTCGAATCGGTTCAGGAACAGCCCTACAACGAATTCACGGTCAGTGGCGCCAGCAGTTACCTCGACGCGAAGATCAACGAGGCGTGGAAAACCCGCGTCGAAGTCAGCCACAGTGAAAACCGCGAGAAGACATTCGACAAGCTCAGCGCGGAACGCAGCGTATTCAACACTTATCGCGACTCGGTGAACTGGCAGAACGATCTGACCCTGAGCGACCGCAACAGCCTGATCCTCGGCGGCGACTGGTACGAAGACCGCATCAACAGCAGCACACCCTTCGACGAAGACAGCCGCTGGAACCGCGCGGCGTTCATCCAGCATCGCTATCAGGCGGACAGCTTCTCCACGGAGTTGGGGTTGCGCCGCGACCAGAACCAGCAGTTCGGCGGCCAGAACAGCTGGAGCGGCACCTTCACCCTGCCGCTGGCCCCGGACAACGACCTGTTGCTGACCTACAGCGAAGGTTTCCGCGCACCGACGTTCAATGACCTGTATTACCCGGACTTCGGCAACCCGGACCTCAAGCCCGAGACTTCGAAAAGCTACGAGCTGCAATGGCGCAGTCAGCTGACTGAAACCAGCCGGCTGGAAGCTTCGCTGTATCGTACGGACCTGGAAGACGCGATTATTTTCGGCAGCAACTCACGGCCGCAGAACGTTGCCTCGGCCCGGATCAACGGGTTTGAAGCGGCATTGAAGCAGGAGCTGTTTGGCTGGCAGAGTAACCTCGCAGTGGCAATCATCGACCCGCGGGACCGCGACAGTGGCCACACGCTAGCCCGTCGTGCGCGGCGGACCTTGAGCCTGGATCTGGATCGGCAGTTCGACCGCCTGGGCTTAGGCGCGAGCTGGCAGGCAGTGAGCAGCAGCTATGACGACGAGAACAATCAGCAGCCGTTGGGTGGGTACGCCTTGCTGGGGTTGCGCAGCAGTTGGGAGCTGAATCGCGAGGTCAAGCTTGAGCTGAGGGTGGATAACCTGCTGGACAAGGGTTACAGCCGGGCGCTGTACAGCCATGACAGTAGTCAGTATGGGTATCGCGAGGAAGGTCGGGCGTGGATGTTTGGGGTGACCTGGACGCCGGGGCTCTGA
- a CDS encoding cobalamin-binding protein: protein MRCVWLAVLLLAASGSATAVERVVSLAPSLSEIVVELGSADLLVGVLDAGERPAELKDIPSVGRYGQLDMEQLLSLKPDLLLLWPGSVGPAQREQLKRLNIPTYVAEPHNLEQLAAQIEAIATQLGRPQRGVSLAGNLRQQLDALRQRYRRDEPLRVFYQVWDRPLYTVGGGQIISDALEVCGARNVFADLALPAPQVSIEAVLQRNPEVILAGDQAQLDAWKVWPQVAAVAQGQLLLVTDKGLERPSGQMIEATAKLCQVIAPDR from the coding sequence ATGCGCTGCGTCTGGCTGGCAGTGTTGCTGCTGGCCGCCAGCGGCTCGGCGACTGCGGTCGAACGCGTGGTCAGCCTGGCGCCATCGCTCTCCGAAATCGTCGTCGAACTGGGTTCAGCCGATCTTCTGGTGGGTGTGCTGGATGCCGGTGAACGTCCTGCCGAACTCAAAGATATTCCTTCGGTTGGCCGCTATGGTCAGTTGGACATGGAGCAGCTGCTCAGCCTGAAACCCGACTTGCTGCTGCTCTGGCCCGGCAGCGTCGGCCCGGCCCAGCGTGAGCAGCTCAAGCGGCTGAACATACCGACCTACGTCGCCGAACCCCACAACCTCGAACAACTCGCCGCGCAGATCGAGGCGATTGCCACGCAACTCGGCAGGCCGCAGCGTGGTGTTTCATTGGCGGGGAATTTGCGTCAGCAACTGGATGCGTTACGCCAGCGTTATCGTCGGGATGAGCCGTTGCGGGTGTTTTACCAGGTTTGGGATCGGCCGCTGTACACCGTTGGTGGCGGGCAGATCATCAGTGATGCGCTTGAGGTGTGCGGCGCGCGCAATGTGTTCGCCGACTTGGCATTGCCGGCGCCTCAAGTCAGTATCGAAGCGGTGCTGCAGCGCAATCCCGAGGTGATTCTGGCCGGTGATCAGGCGCAGCTCGATGCGTGGAAGGTGTGGCCGCAGGTGGCGGCGGTGGCGCAGGGGCAATTGCTGCTGGTGACGGATAAAGGCCTGGAGCGGCCGAGTGGGCAGATGATCGAGGCGACTGCCAAGCTGTGCCAGGTCATTGCGCCGGACCGGTGA
- a CDS encoding MFS transporter, which translates to MTRGQVRRRLSVNWWQYLALALAPLFVINGVFGQGEAILPVLAMPLFIAGVASMFISLKFFGGYKHGLIATQKALDTPDEPAAWIALAAKRRTAFLAAALPAWIGALAVFVGLEAVPLMLLALSTLVLFYLYRIPRQLG; encoded by the coding sequence GTGACCCGCGGTCAGGTGCGGCGGCGACTGTCCGTCAATTGGTGGCAATACCTGGCGCTGGCCCTGGCGCCACTGTTCGTGATCAACGGCGTGTTTGGCCAGGGCGAGGCGATCCTGCCAGTGCTGGCGATGCCATTGTTCATCGCCGGTGTGGCCTCGATGTTTATCAGCCTGAAATTCTTTGGTGGCTACAAACACGGGCTGATCGCCACCCAGAAAGCCCTCGACACCCCTGACGAACCCGCCGCCTGGATCGCCCTGGCCGCCAAGCGTCGTACCGCATTCCTCGCCGCCGCCCTGCCGGCGTGGATCGGTGCGTTGGCGGTGTTCGTCGGCCTTGAAGCGGTGCCGCTGATGCTGCTGGCGCTGTCGACCCTGGTGCTGTTCTACCTCTACCGTATTCCGCGTCAACTCGGTTGA
- the ribA gene encoding GTP cyclohydrolase II has protein sequence MPVVFVAASKLPTPFAQFTMHGFLDEENGREHVVLSLGEFVDGAPVLGRLHSECLTGDALFSQRCDCGSQLEAALQAIAREGRGVLLYLRQEGRGIGLLNKIRAYELQDGGADTVEANERLGFAADQRDYAMCLPMLQHLGVESLRLMTNNPRKVKALTDMGIVVAERVPLHTGHNPHNKLYLATKASKLDHMMGNEHQGEADRA, from the coding sequence GTGCCTGTCGTTTTTGTCGCCGCTTCCAAGCTGCCAACGCCTTTTGCGCAATTCACCATGCACGGCTTCCTCGATGAGGAAAACGGGCGCGAGCACGTCGTGCTGAGTCTGGGTGAGTTCGTCGACGGTGCCCCGGTACTCGGCCGGTTGCACTCCGAATGCCTGACGGGCGATGCCTTGTTCAGCCAGCGCTGCGATTGCGGCTCGCAGCTCGAAGCAGCCTTGCAGGCCATCGCCCGTGAAGGCCGTGGCGTATTGCTTTACTTGCGTCAGGAAGGCCGTGGCATTGGTTTGCTGAACAAGATCCGCGCCTATGAGTTGCAAGATGGCGGTGCCGACACCGTCGAAGCCAACGAGCGCCTGGGCTTTGCCGCCGACCAGCGCGATTACGCCATGTGCCTGCCGATGCTGCAGCACCTGGGCGTTGAATCCCTGCGTTTGATGACCAACAACCCACGCAAGGTCAAAGCTCTGACCGACATGGGTATCGTGGTCGCCGAGCGCGTACCGCTGCACACCGGCCACAATCCGCACAACAAACTGTACCTGGCCACCAAGGCCAGCAAGCTCGACCACATGATGGGCAACGAACACCAGGGCGAGGCAGACCGGGCGTGA
- a CDS encoding transporter substrate-binding domain-containing protein, which yields MARRWLLVMVFAMLGALAQAADEPTTPSVIHLASEDWEDYTAADGHGLGWDVLREVFEPAGVKLDIRTEPYVRAMGLAQRGEVDACVGSYRDEAKDLLYPRWRFDTDHIYALGLSSNPAPTPETLGSYRLAWVRGYDYQDYLPNVRRYNEVLRRTGILSMLVHNRADFYIDALTEVDYVVKRARDPSQFRRTHIAELPLYLCFADTPRARALMALFDQRMEQLVKSGRLKPIFERWKQPYPF from the coding sequence ATGGCTCGACGCTGGCTGCTGGTCATGGTGTTCGCGATGCTGGGTGCCCTTGCCCAGGCGGCGGATGAACCGACGACCCCCTCCGTGATTCATCTGGCCAGCGAAGACTGGGAAGACTACACCGCCGCTGACGGTCACGGCTTGGGCTGGGACGTGTTGCGCGAGGTGTTCGAGCCGGCCGGGGTCAAGCTGGATATCCGTACCGAGCCCTACGTGCGCGCCATGGGGCTGGCCCAGCGGGGTGAAGTGGACGCTTGTGTCGGTTCCTATCGCGACGAGGCCAAGGATTTGCTCTATCCGCGCTGGCGCTTCGATACCGATCACATCTATGCCCTGGGCCTGTCCAGCAACCCGGCGCCGACCCCGGAAACCCTGGGCAGTTACCGATTGGCCTGGGTCCGCGGCTACGATTATCAGGACTACCTGCCCAACGTGCGTCGCTACAACGAAGTCTTGCGGCGTACTGGAATCCTGTCGATGCTGGTTCACAATCGCGCCGACTTTTACATCGATGCACTGACCGAGGTCGACTACGTCGTCAAGCGGGCCAGGGATCCCTCGCAGTTCCGTCGCACCCATATAGCGGAATTGCCGCTGTACCTGTGCTTCGCCGATACGCCCAGGGCCCGTGCATTGATGGCGCTGTTCGACCAACGCATGGAACAATTGGTGAAAAGCGGCCGGCTGAAACCGATTTTCGAGCGTTGGAAGCAGCCTTATCCGTTTTGA
- a CDS encoding phosphatidylglycerophosphatase A, whose protein sequence is MTDHPNQVPAEFVPPSVWRNPWHFIAFGFGSGTLPKAPGTWGSLVALPFIPLWQMLPDWGYWLMLGITMLFGFWLCGKVADDLRVHDHEGIVWDEMVGMWITLWLVPEGWYWLLAGFLMFRFFDILKPWPIHWIDRHVHGGVGIMLDDVLAGVFAWLAMQGLVWIFA, encoded by the coding sequence GTGACAGATCATCCCAATCAAGTCCCTGCGGAGTTCGTACCGCCCTCGGTCTGGCGCAATCCCTGGCATTTCATCGCGTTCGGCTTCGGCTCGGGCACCCTGCCAAAAGCACCGGGTACCTGGGGTTCGTTAGTTGCGCTACCCTTTATTCCGTTGTGGCAGATGTTGCCCGACTGGGGTTACTGGCTGATGCTGGGCATCACCATGCTGTTCGGCTTCTGGCTGTGCGGCAAGGTGGCTGACGATTTGCGGGTACACGACCACGAAGGCATCGTCTGGGACGAAATGGTCGGGATGTGGATCACCCTGTGGCTGGTACCGGAAGGTTGGTATTGGTTGCTGGCAGGTTTTCTGATGTTCCGTTTCTTCGATATCCTCAAGCCGTGGCCGATTCACTGGATCGACCGGCATGTGCATGGTGGCGTCGGGATCATGCTCGACGATGTATTGGCCGGGGTGTTTGCGTGGTTGGCGATGCAGGGGCTGGTATGGATTTTCGCCTGA